In one window of Nicotiana tabacum cultivar K326 chromosome 12, ASM71507v2, whole genome shotgun sequence DNA:
- the LOC107761970 gene encoding glycolipid transfer protein 3-like, with amino-acid sequence MKRKRDMEIESTEIRSAIQELSMLQLLKVQPEEAEAEADDHNITTIPTLPFLSISTLVLQVLDKIGPTMTVLRQDIYQNIQRLEKIHDSDPSLYSNIVEILKKEVNEGKERKGPSCSKAVLWLTRSLDFTLALLQLLVEDLERNMEQAVQESYTKTLKPWHGWISSAAFKVALKLVPDSKGLITILMGKNKSNDDFKKEMRTLISLLAPLLKEIHNVLGAYGLDTFKST; translated from the exons atgaagagaaaaagagataTGGAGATAGAGTCAACTGAAATACGATCTGCTATTCAAGAACTTTCCATGTTGCAGCTGCTCAAAGTACAACCTGAagaagctgaagctgaagctgatgATCATAATATTACCACTATTCCTACCTTGccttttctctctatctctacTTTGGTCCTTCAAGTTCTTG ATAAGATAGGGCCAACAATGACAGTATTGAGACAAGACATATATCAGAACATCCAG AGATTGGAAAAGATCCATGATTCAGACCCTTCCCTCTACTCAAATATAGTTGAGATATTAAAGAAAGAGGTTAATGAGGGCAAAGAAAGAAAGGGTCCTAGCTGTAGCAAAGCTGTTCTTTGGCTCACCAG GTCCTTGGATTTCACATTAGCATTGTTACAACTACTGGTTGAAGATTTAGAGAGGAATATGGAGCAAGCAGTTCAAGAATCTTACACTAAAACTCTTAAGCCATGGCATGGATGGATCTCTTCAGCAGCTTTCAAA GTAGCGTTAAAGCTAGTGCCAGACAGCAAGGGTTTAATCACAATTCTCAtgggaaaaaataaaagtaacgATGACTTTAAGAAGGAAATGCGCACCTTAATTTCACTACTGGCACCTCTGTTAAAAGAAATTCACAACGTTCTG GGTGCATATGGTCTTGATACGTTTAAATCTACTTGA